Part of the Leifsonia soli genome is shown below.
CTCGACAAGCTGTTCGAGTCGGTCATGAAGGGCAGCGCGTCCGTGGCCTTCTCCTTGGCGGACACCTACAACAACCGTCAGGCCGACGGCACGTACTCCGACAACTCCACCGAGGCGTTCGTCGCCATCAACTGCCTCGACTACACGTACGACGCCGACCCGGCGCTGATGCGCCAGCAGGCGGCGGAACTCGCCAAGGCGGCCCCGGTCATCGGCCCGTACATGGCCTACGGCGACATCGGCTGCGCCAACTGGCCCTATAAGGCGACCGGACAGCGGGGCCCGATCTCGGCGGACGGCTCCGCGCCCATCCTCGTCGTCGGCACCACGAACGACCCCGCGACCCCGTACGTCTGGGCGAAGAACCTCGCCTCCGAACTGCAGAACGGGCACCTGCTCACCTACAAGGGTGAGGGGCACACCGCGTACAACAAGTCCAACTCGTGCGTGAACGACACGGTGGACGAATACCTCGTCAAGGGGACCGTGCCGGCGGAGGGGAAGACCTGCTGATCCGACAGGGTCCGATGTCCGGGTGAGTGGTGCAATTTTGCAGGGAATGAAATAATCGTAGGCGTGTCAGTGGCCCCCGATTCCACGGTGAACGAGCTCGGACTCCGCGAGCGGAAACGCATAGCGACCCGCCGCGCGATCCAGCTCGCCGCCGTCGAGCTCGCCAGCGAGCGCGGGTTCGACCGTGTCACCATCGACGAGATCAGTCACGTCGCCAACGTCTCACCGCGGACCTTCTTCAACTACTTCCCGTCGAAGGAGTCCGCGATCATCGGAGAGCTTCCGGAGCTCCCCGACGAGCAGACCGTCGAGGATTTTGTCTCAGCCGGCCCGAGCCAGCCGATCCTCGACGGGATCAGCACCCTCCTCATCGCCGCGATCGACGTGGGCGAGCCCGTCGACGGCGAGGACGACGACGCTCAGCAGGCGCCGGAGAGCGTCCACCGGCTCCACACCCTGCGCCGTGCCCTGCTCAAGGACAACCCGGAGCTGTTCGCGCTGCGGATGGCCAGCATGCACAAGTTCGAGGATGCGCTGAGCGGTGTCGTGCAGCGCCGTCTCGCTCACGACGATCCCGCCCTCGCGGCCGATGAGGAGGCGCTGCACCAGCGTGCCCGGCTGGTCACCTACGTCGCGTTCGCCGGCATGCGGCACGCGTGGTCGTGCTGGGCCGATCACGGAGGGGTCGAACCTCTCTCCGACCGCCTGCGCAGCTCGTTCGAGCAGCTCTCGGCGCTGGGAACGCAGGTCCGCTGACCCGGAGCCGGCATGGTCCGCAGCATGCCGCGCGATCGGGTAAGCTATCTTCCTGTGCGCCGGGCGGTAGCCCGGCCCACGCCGCCCTAGCTCAGTCGGCAGAGCATCTCACTCGTAATGAGAAGGTCAAGGGTTCGATTCCCTTGGGCGGCTCCATCGCATCCCTCTCCCGCGCTCGAGGATTCGCTCGTGCGCCCGCGCCCTGCGCGGAGTAGCCTGAAGGCACAAACTGAGGATCGATCAAGTCTGCCCGAGGCTGTCATGGATGCAACATCGAAGTCCCGCCGGGCGCGTGCGCTCGGGTTGCTCACCGCGGTGCTGAGCGCACTGCTGCTGGTCGGGGGAGGCGTTGCGGGCCCGGCCTCCGCGGACACGATGCCGCCCGATCCGAACGATCCCGCCTCGCCGCCCACGGTCGGGGCGACCGCGCTCCCGACCGTGCAGATCGACGGCGTCGCCTGGGCGCAGACGGTGGTCGGAGACACGGTCTACGTCGCGGGCAAGTTCGGCACCGCGCGTCCGGCCGGTTCGCCCGCCGGCTCGAACACCACCCCGCGGAGCAATTTCCTCGCCTACAACATCACGACCGGCGCGCTCATCACGAGCATCAACGTGCCCCTCAACGGGCAAGCCCTCGCGATCGCCGCATCGCCGGACGGCTCCCGGGTCTACATCGGAGGCGACTTCACGAGCGCGGGCGGCGCCACGTACTACCGCATCGTGGCGATCAGCACCGCGACCGGCCAGCCCATCGGTTCCTTCCGGCCCGTCATGGAGAGCCAGGTCCGGGCCATCGCCGCGACGAACACGGCCGTCTACGCGGGCGGGACGTTCTCGAGCGTCAACGGCGTCTCCCGCGGGTACATCGCGAAGATCGACGCATCCAACGGATCGCTCGTCACCTCGTGGAGCGCGTCGGCCGACAACGTGGTCGATGCCATCGCGGTGAGCCCCGACGGCAACCGCGTCTACGCGGGAGGCCGCTTCAAGAACGTCAACGGGGCGGCGCACTACGGGCTCGCGATGCTCAGCGGCTCGACCGGCTCGGCTCTGCCGTTCCCGGCGAACAGCGTCGTCAGAGACGCCGGGGCGAACGCCAGCATCACCTCCCTCCAGGCGACGAGCGACCGCGTCTACGGGTCCGGGTACGTGTACGGCAGCGGCGGCAACCTCGAAGGCAGCTTCGCGGCGGACGGCGTGACCGGGGCCCTGATCTGGCTCGAGGACTGCCACGGCGACACGTACTCGATCGTCCCGCTCGGCAACGCGTTGTACGCGGCCGGTCACCCTCACGACTGCCGCAATGTCGGCGGCTTCCCCGAGACCAATCCGCGTACCTTCCACCACACGATCGCCTTCTCGAAGGCCCGCACCGGGACGCTGACCAACGACGGCAACGGCTCGTACGCGAACTTCCGGGGCCAGCCGTCGCCGACCCTCCTCAACTGGTTCCCCGACTATGTCACCGGTTCGTACACCGGGCAGGGTCAGGCCGCCTGGAGCGTCGCGGGGGACAGCCGCTACCTGGTCGTCGGCGGGGAGTTCCCGGCCGTCAACGGCACAGCTCAATACGGGCTCACCCGGTTCGCGGCCGACTCGGTCGTCCGCAGTACGACCGGCCCGAACAACAACACGGCGCTGACGCCGAACGCCACCTCGCCCGCCGCCGGACAGGCCAGGATCAGCTGGACGGCGACCTACGATCAGGACAACGTCGCGCTCACGTACGCGCTCGCTCGGGACGGCGACACCGCGCATCCCGTGTCGCAGGTGACGCGGACCTCCACCTTCTGGAACCGGCCGGCGATGTCGTTCACCGACACGGGCCTCGCCGGCGGCAGCGCGCACACGTACACGCTCACGGTGACGGACCCGGACGGCAACCGGATCGCCCGCACCGGCAACCGTGTCGTGATCGCCGGCGGGGGAGCGAACCAGCCGCCGACGGCGAGCTTCACGGCCGGGGCCAACGGCCTCGCGGTCGCCGTCGACGGCAGCGCGTCGAGCGACCCGGACGGAGCGATCGCGTCGTGGAGCTGGAACTTCGGGGACGGCGGAACGGCAGGCGGGTCCACCGCCGGACACACCTACGCGAACGCGGGCACCTACACGATCACCCTGACCGTCACGGACAACGTCGGCGCGACGGCGTCGACCACGCGCCAGGTGACCGTCGCCGCGACGAGCGGCAGCAGCATCGCGAAGGACGGCTTCGAACGGACGGTCGCCAGCGGCTGGGGATCGGCGGAGACCGGGGGCGCCTGGACGGCGGCCGGCACCGCATCCTTCTACACCGTCGCCTCGGGCACGGGCCGCATGAACGTCCCGGCCGGCTCGACCCGGACGGAGACGCTGGGCAGCGTGTCGTCCAGCCGCACGGACACCACGGTCACCGTCACGACCGACCTCGGCCCCTCCGGCGGCGGGATCTTCATCTCGGCGATCGGCCGCCAGGTCGGCTCGGCGGCGTACGAGGGGCGCGCGTGGCTGAGTGCCAGCGGAAGCGTGCAGGTGCAGCTGCTCGCCAACGGCACGACCCTGCAGGCGGTTCCGGTGAGCGGGCTGACCTACAGCGCCGGACAGCAGCTGTCGCTTCGCGTGCAGGTGGTCGGCTCGTCCCCGACGACCCTGCGTGCCAAGCTCTGGTCGTCGACGCAGGCCGAGCCGGCCGCCTGGCAGGTCACCGCGACCGACTCCACGGCGGGTCTGCAGTCGGCGGGCGGCGTCGGCCTCCGCGCCTACCTGTCCGCCTCGGCGACGG
Proteins encoded:
- a CDS encoding TetR family transcriptional regulator, producing MAPDSTVNELGLRERKRIATRRAIQLAAVELASERGFDRVTIDEISHVANVSPRTFFNYFPSKESAIIGELPELPDEQTVEDFVSAGPSQPILDGISTLLIAAIDVGEPVDGEDDDAQQAPESVHRLHTLRRALLKDNPELFALRMASMHKFEDALSGVVQRRLAHDDPALAADEEALHQRARLVTYVAFAGMRHAWSCWADHGGVEPLSDRLRSSFEQLSALGTQVR
- a CDS encoding PKD domain-containing protein; protein product: MDATSKSRRARALGLLTAVLSALLLVGGGVAGPASADTMPPDPNDPASPPTVGATALPTVQIDGVAWAQTVVGDTVYVAGKFGTARPAGSPAGSNTTPRSNFLAYNITTGALITSINVPLNGQALAIAASPDGSRVYIGGDFTSAGGATYYRIVAISTATGQPIGSFRPVMESQVRAIAATNTAVYAGGTFSSVNGVSRGYIAKIDASNGSLVTSWSASADNVVDAIAVSPDGNRVYAGGRFKNVNGAAHYGLAMLSGSTGSALPFPANSVVRDAGANASITSLQATSDRVYGSGYVYGSGGNLEGSFAADGVTGALIWLEDCHGDTYSIVPLGNALYAAGHPHDCRNVGGFPETNPRTFHHTIAFSKARTGTLTNDGNGSYANFRGQPSPTLLNWFPDYVTGSYTGQGQAAWSVAGDSRYLVVGGEFPAVNGTAQYGLTRFAADSVVRSTTGPNNNTALTPNATSPAAGQARISWTATYDQDNVALTYALARDGDTAHPVSQVTRTSTFWNRPAMSFTDTGLAGGSAHTYTLTVTDPDGNRIARTGNRVVIAGGGANQPPTASFTAGANGLAVAVDGSASSDPDGAIASWSWNFGDGGTAGGSTAGHTYANAGTYTITLTVTDNVGATASTTRQVTVAATSGSSIAKDGFERTVASGWGSAETGGAWTAAGTASFYTVASGTGRMNVPAGSTRTETLGSVSSSRTDTTVTVTTDLGPSGGGIFISAIGRQVGSAAYEGRAWLSASGSVQVQLLANGTTLQAVPVSGLTYSAGQQLSLRVQVVGSSPTTLRAKLWSSTQAEPAAWQVTATDSTAGLQSAGGVGLRAYLSASATATPVSARFDNYLVTAVP